One Ruficoccus amylovorans DNA window includes the following coding sequences:
- a CDS encoding efflux RND transporter periplasmic adaptor subunit, producing the protein MNLLLKSWLCRVGVVGSLASLSFMLAGCGEKPQQDQKSHARTVTAATVEAKDVPLYYDTLGKITSLESVNIVSQVNGQIMEIHFEQGSTVEEGDLLYTIYQPPYEAAVTQAKGRLQQSIAALEIARLEVERNRPLVPQKLVAEQSFEQMEANVIQLEGQVEENTGALEAAQVNLNYCTITAPVSGMIGIYQVNQGNVVYASANQQLTTIQQMDPIYVDFIVPTTVFPQVQKYYDEAEGNLKILVSYLDGEDDSDNKLSREADLTILGNLVAANTGTVNLRATMKNADYAFWPNQPIAVRIILKTLKDALVVPEGAVAYGQQGTYAFVIKSDNTVEQRTISVGQLQENGTMVVKSGLSAGERVVVEGQVFLMPGNEVIVTSDNPKENRLPKATTDKVIGILKKYNKGSPELFKQIEETGQLPPDLVENLKKHGALSEKEAAFIEQLEGYGDDGKGPTGQSSGSSATPKKAAE; encoded by the coding sequence ATGAATCTGCTACTAAAGTCCTGGCTTTGCCGGGTGGGGGTCGTCGGATCGCTTGCCTCGCTTTCGTTCATGCTGGCCGGTTGCGGCGAGAAGCCCCAGCAGGATCAGAAATCCCACGCGCGCACCGTCACCGCGGCGACTGTCGAGGCCAAGGATGTGCCGCTGTACTACGACACGCTGGGCAAGATCACCTCTCTGGAGAGCGTCAACATCGTCTCTCAGGTCAATGGGCAGATCATGGAGATCCACTTTGAGCAGGGGAGCACTGTGGAGGAGGGTGACCTGCTTTACACTATCTACCAGCCCCCCTACGAGGCGGCTGTGACCCAGGCCAAGGGGCGCTTGCAGCAGTCGATCGCGGCGCTGGAGATCGCCCGGCTCGAAGTCGAGCGCAACCGCCCGCTGGTCCCGCAGAAACTCGTGGCCGAGCAGAGCTTCGAGCAGATGGAGGCCAACGTGATCCAACTCGAAGGCCAGGTGGAGGAAAATACCGGCGCGCTCGAAGCGGCCCAGGTCAACCTCAACTACTGCACGATCACGGCTCCGGTTTCGGGGATGATCGGGATTTATCAGGTCAACCAGGGCAACGTCGTTTACGCCTCGGCCAACCAGCAGTTGACCACGATCCAGCAGATGGATCCGATTTACGTGGACTTCATCGTGCCGACCACGGTTTTCCCTCAGGTGCAGAAGTACTACGATGAGGCCGAAGGAAACCTGAAAATCCTCGTCAGCTACCTGGACGGGGAGGACGACTCCGACAACAAGCTTTCCCGTGAGGCGGACCTGACCATCCTTGGTAACCTGGTGGCGGCCAACACCGGCACCGTGAACCTCCGGGCCACGATGAAGAACGCCGATTACGCCTTCTGGCCGAACCAGCCCATCGCCGTCCGCATCATCCTGAAAACGCTCAAGGACGCCCTGGTGGTGCCGGAGGGGGCGGTCGCCTACGGTCAGCAGGGGACGTACGCCTTTGTCATCAAATCGGACAACACCGTTGAGCAGCGTACGATCAGCGTCGGGCAGCTTCAGGAGAACGGCACTATGGTCGTGAAGTCCGGCCTGAGCGCCGGCGAGCGCGTGGTGGTCGAGGGCCAGGTCTTCCTCATGCCCGGCAACGAGGTCATCGTCACCAGCGACAATCCCAAGGAAAACCGCCTGCCCAAAGCCACGACCGACAAGGTCATCGGCATTCTCAAAAAGTACAACAAGGGCTCGCCGGAACTGTTTAAGCAGATCGAGGAAACCGGGCAACTCCCGCCCGATCTGGTCGAAAATTTGAAAAAGCACGGTGCTCTCTCCGAGAAGGAGGCGGCCTTTATCGAACAGCTCGAAGGCTACGGTGACGACGGCAAGGGGCCGACTGGCCAATCCTCCGGCTCCTCCGCAACACCCAAGAAAGCCGCTGAATAA
- a CDS encoding efflux RND transporter permease subunit: MASISEPFVKRPVMTLLCALSALLFGVWSYTQLPVSDLPDVDYPVIQVQASYPGASPQIMAANVASPLEQQFLQIQGLEIVTSSNTQGNTSLVLQFALDKSIDAAATDVQSAINRAQGNLPQDLPSPPTYQKTNPNEQPIFYIGMASTTMTQGDLYDLAFMQVSQRIQILPGVSQVNVYGSPRAVRIELDPKKLYQRGLTFDQITSAIQQGTNTLGAGQLKGNELMFTIQPNAQLDKAEQYNDLIVAVKDGRPIYLRDIGDAVDGIQYEDLNIDYWQEGVPDGAAVVVLAVQKADGANAVEVSKEVRELYPVLREMIPDSVIIEDIYDRSKTIQASVDDVQETLIIAFVLVCLVIFLFLGRARDTLIPVVALPMSLLLTFVVMYLLGYTLDNLSLMALTLSIGFLVDDAVVFLENMVRRMQDYGESPMRATLNGAKEISFTILSMTFSLAAVFIPLVFMSGLMGRIFREFGVTIVVAVLMSGLVSLTLTPLMCARMLKQHDKNSQTKMERVAYHLEAWLLKHYGSSLDFFLKHRWVSALVWFACMGGVVWFLMLVPKTFIPVGDSGFIQGVFIAKSGASPKLMQQYQQKVKEVIRSNPYVRNFVTVTGVGQFIQSNYGIMFISLIDTDKRPPIEDVSEMLNGGMASIPGIIPAVRPQPSLEISTGATNTNLGAYAYTLSGLDTDAIYKAAQQLQGAMYQSGLFASVQSDLYLNNPQVEMAIRRDLSSVYGVTPTNFATVMKDAYSLNYSYLIKSPFLQYQVIVEAAPQFRANPNQLSELYMTSALNQSQLYVGSSEDFVIDNSLVPLDLVASYSENVGPLAVNHFNNFSSVTLYYDLRPGVPIGDATDFISKTASQVVPDDVMTQFQGQALLFRETVISMGIMAIVAVFVMYVILGILYESYIHPITVLTSLPVAIVGGLGTLLLLDQTLSMYAGIGMFMLMGIVKKNGIMMIDFAIMRQGEGLDRRAAVHEACMERFRPIIMTTAAALLGAVPIALGWGADAAARKPLGSSIVGGLIVSQLITLYITPALYLYFDAFQEKVTDRIPLFHRGERINTSVPPEPDTEGHEAAGTPDHKGEA, translated from the coding sequence ATGGCATCTATTTCCGAACCCTTCGTCAAACGCCCGGTTATGACGCTGCTGTGCGCGCTTTCGGCGCTGCTCTTCGGCGTCTGGAGCTACACGCAGCTCCCGGTCAGCGACCTTCCGGATGTTGACTACCCGGTTATTCAGGTGCAGGCCAGCTATCCGGGGGCCAGCCCCCAGATCATGGCGGCCAACGTCGCCTCCCCGCTGGAGCAGCAGTTCCTCCAGATTCAGGGGTTGGAGATCGTCACCTCGTCCAACACACAGGGCAACACCAGCCTCGTGCTCCAGTTCGCGCTGGACAAGAGCATCGACGCGGCGGCCACGGACGTGCAGTCCGCCATCAACCGCGCCCAGGGCAACCTCCCGCAGGACCTTCCCAGCCCGCCGACCTACCAGAAGACCAACCCGAACGAGCAGCCGATTTTCTACATCGGGATGGCCTCGACCACCATGACCCAGGGCGATCTCTACGACCTGGCCTTCATGCAGGTCTCGCAGCGCATTCAGATCCTGCCGGGTGTTTCCCAGGTCAACGTGTATGGATCGCCGCGGGCGGTTCGGATCGAGCTTGACCCGAAAAAGCTCTACCAGCGCGGGCTGACCTTCGATCAGATCACCTCGGCCATCCAGCAGGGCACGAACACCCTCGGCGCGGGCCAGCTCAAGGGCAACGAGCTGATGTTCACCATTCAGCCGAATGCCCAGCTTGACAAGGCCGAGCAGTACAACGACCTCATTGTCGCGGTCAAGGACGGTCGCCCGATCTACCTGCGCGACATCGGTGATGCCGTGGACGGTATCCAGTATGAGGACTTGAACATCGACTACTGGCAGGAAGGCGTGCCCGACGGCGCGGCTGTCGTCGTGCTGGCGGTACAGAAGGCAGACGGGGCCAATGCGGTCGAAGTCTCGAAGGAAGTGCGGGAACTGTACCCGGTCCTGCGTGAGATGATCCCCGACTCGGTTATCATTGAAGACATTTACGACCGCTCGAAGACGATTCAGGCCTCGGTGGATGACGTGCAGGAGACGCTCATCATCGCCTTCGTACTGGTCTGTCTGGTCATCTTTCTCTTTCTCGGACGCGCCCGCGATACGCTCATCCCCGTCGTCGCGCTGCCCATGTCCCTGCTGTTGACGTTCGTCGTCATGTACCTGCTGGGGTACACGCTGGACAACCTTTCGCTCATGGCGCTGACGCTCTCCATCGGCTTCCTCGTGGACGACGCGGTGGTGTTTTTGGAAAACATGGTCCGGCGCATGCAGGACTACGGGGAGTCGCCCATGCGGGCCACCCTCAATGGCGCGAAAGAGATCAGCTTCACCATTTTGTCGATGACGTTCTCGCTGGCGGCGGTGTTTATCCCGCTGGTGTTCATGTCCGGGCTGATGGGGCGGATTTTCCGCGAGTTCGGGGTCACCATCGTGGTCGCCGTGCTCATGTCCGGTCTGGTCTCTCTGACGCTGACGCCGCTGATGTGCGCGCGTATGCTCAAGCAGCATGATAAAAACAGCCAGACGAAGATGGAGCGTGTGGCCTACCATCTGGAAGCCTGGCTGCTCAAGCACTACGGCTCGTCGCTGGACTTTTTCCTCAAGCACCGCTGGGTGTCGGCGCTGGTCTGGTTCGCCTGCATGGGCGGGGTGGTCTGGTTCCTCATGCTGGTGCCGAAGACCTTTATCCCGGTCGGTGACAGCGGTTTCATCCAGGGGGTGTTCATCGCCAAGTCCGGAGCCTCTCCCAAGCTGATGCAGCAGTACCAGCAGAAGGTAAAGGAGGTCATCCGTAGCAACCCCTACGTGCGCAACTTCGTGACCGTGACCGGGGTGGGTCAGTTTATTCAGAGCAACTACGGGATCATGTTCATCTCGCTCATCGACACGGACAAGCGTCCGCCGATTGAGGACGTGAGCGAAATGCTCAACGGGGGCATGGCCTCGATCCCGGGAATCATCCCGGCGGTGCGTCCGCAGCCCTCGCTGGAAATCAGCACCGGCGCGACCAACACCAACCTCGGGGCCTACGCCTACACACTTTCCGGCCTGGACACGGACGCCATTTACAAGGCTGCCCAGCAGCTCCAGGGGGCCATGTACCAGAGCGGGCTTTTTGCCAGCGTCCAGAGCGACCTGTACCTGAACAACCCGCAGGTGGAAATGGCCATCCGACGCGACTTGTCCTCGGTTTACGGGGTGACGCCGACCAACTTCGCCACGGTGATGAAGGACGCCTACTCGCTCAATTACAGCTACCTGATCAAGAGTCCCTTCCTCCAGTACCAGGTGATCGTTGAGGCGGCCCCGCAGTTCCGCGCCAATCCGAACCAGCTCAGCGAGCTGTATATGACCAGCGCCCTGAACCAGAGCCAGCTCTACGTCGGCTCCTCGGAGGACTTCGTCATCGACAACAGCCTCGTGCCGCTCGACCTCGTCGCCAGCTACAGCGAGAACGTCGGCCCGCTCGCCGTTAACCACTTCAACAACTTCAGCTCGGTCACGCTTTACTACGACTTGAGGCCGGGCGTGCCCATCGGCGACGCCACGGACTTCATCAGCAAGACGGCGAGCCAGGTTGTCCCCGATGACGTGATGACGCAGTTTCAGGGGCAGGCGCTGCTCTTCCGCGAGACTGTTATCAGCATGGGTATCATGGCCATCGTGGCGGTCTTCGTCATGTACGTCATCCTCGGTATCCTTTACGAGAGCTACATCCACCCGATCACCGTGCTGACCTCTCTGCCGGTGGCCATCGTCGGCGGTCTGGGCACGCTCCTGCTGCTCGACCAGACTCTCTCCATGTACGCCGGGATCGGGATGTTCATGCTCATGGGGATCGTGAAAAAGAACGGCATCATGATGATCGACTTCGCCATCATGCGCCAGGGCGAGGGGCTCGACCGCCGCGCCGCCGTCCACGAAGCGTGTATGGAGCGTTTCCGCCCGATCATCATGACGACCGCCGCCGCGCTTCTGGGCGCGGTCCCGATTGCCCTGGGCTGGGGCGCGGACGCCGCCGCCCGCAAGCCGCTGGGTTCGTCCATCGTTGGCGGGCTGATCGTCTCGCAGTTGATTACGCTCTACATCACCCCGGCGCTTTACCTTTACTTCGACGCCTTCCAGGAGAAGGTGACTGACCGCATCCCGCTCTTCCACCGTGGCGAGCGTATCAACACCTCCGTCCCGCCCGAGCCGGATACCGAGGGACACGAAGCCGCGGGCACCCCTGACCATAAGGGGGAAGCATGA
- a CDS encoding TolC family protein, protein MNRAPFQRSALTVGLLAFGAGLLLTSCVNVDEEVSRRPSELWKPPAESLPGQNVVVPGPRPSAASNQIGVKPLDLPTLLDISLENNPETRASWYQAKASAAAYGQSQSDYYPTVSVSGSVGREYAKNYLVQGTQNATTYGPSLTMNWLLFNFGQRSATADSARESLYAANFAFNQTYQDIVQQVVTAYYDLHAANSSLAATEASLENAKATYQAAKTKLETGLGNKQDMLRALADVKTVEAQMEVDYANIERSRAQLAAALGIKVGEYLQIEPPAAPPSFAEVDEGVSGLVALALQQRPDILQSYAETRSAEYDLAAAQAALWPELSLQAQGSYTHSINRTNNPMEYAQAALVLEWDIFQGFNKKYNIEKARSTLRSQEQAMLNQKIQVVSNVWTYYFAFRSAIKQVDASKEAVTAQQQAYDAISIGYNTGINSLLDLLTAQQDLDTSRQALVDAESRLANSVANLANAIGSLPQPAQRIEERYASEEMSKEQKEALAVDGLFRDSDPDPEPLTPQWMEKDEDAKDGSGASQPQADNAQGDKGTQRHDDGGQQGIHQPSQADDHSQQIIEDREAENVADGQLPPSADLE, encoded by the coding sequence ATGAATCGCGCGCCTTTCCAACGCTCCGCCCTGACCGTCGGCCTGCTGGCCTTCGGGGCCGGGCTCCTGCTCACCTCCTGCGTCAACGTGGACGAGGAAGTCTCGCGCCGCCCGAGCGAACTGTGGAAGCCGCCCGCCGAGTCCCTGCCCGGCCAGAACGTCGTCGTCCCCGGTCCGCGCCCGTCCGCCGCGTCCAACCAGATCGGGGTCAAGCCGCTCGACCTGCCGACTTTGCTCGACATTTCGCTGGAGAACAACCCGGAGACCCGCGCCTCCTGGTACCAGGCCAAGGCTTCCGCCGCGGCCTACGGCCAGAGCCAGAGCGACTACTACCCGACGGTCAGCGTCAGTGGCAGTGTCGGCCGCGAGTATGCGAAGAACTACCTCGTACAGGGCACGCAAAACGCGACCACCTACGGGCCGTCGCTGACCATGAACTGGCTGCTCTTCAACTTCGGGCAGCGCTCGGCCACGGCCGACTCCGCCCGCGAATCGCTCTACGCGGCGAACTTTGCCTTTAATCAGACCTACCAGGACATCGTCCAGCAGGTTGTCACCGCCTACTACGACCTGCACGCGGCCAACTCTTCGCTGGCCGCCACGGAGGCCTCGCTCGAAAACGCCAAGGCCACCTACCAGGCCGCCAAGACCAAACTCGAAACCGGCCTTGGAAATAAGCAGGACATGCTCCGGGCCCTCGCCGATGTCAAAACGGTCGAGGCGCAGATGGAAGTCGATTACGCCAACATCGAAAGATCCCGCGCCCAACTGGCCGCCGCCCTCGGGATCAAGGTCGGCGAGTACCTCCAGATCGAGCCCCCGGCGGCTCCGCCGAGCTTTGCCGAGGTGGACGAAGGGGTCAGTGGGCTGGTCGCACTCGCGCTCCAGCAGCGTCCGGATATTCTCCAGTCCTACGCCGAGACCCGTTCGGCCGAGTACGATCTCGCCGCCGCCCAGGCCGCTCTCTGGCCGGAACTCAGCCTCCAGGCGCAGGGCTCCTATACGCATTCGATCAACCGCACGAACAACCCGATGGAGTACGCTCAGGCCGCGCTCGTGCTGGAGTGGGATATTTTCCAGGGCTTTAACAAGAAGTACAACATCGAGAAGGCTCGCTCGACCCTGCGCTCGCAGGAGCAGGCTATGCTCAACCAGAAGATCCAGGTCGTCTCGAACGTGTGGACCTACTACTTCGCCTTCCGCTCGGCCATCAAACAGGTCGATGCCAGCAAGGAAGCCGTCACCGCGCAGCAGCAGGCTTACGACGCGATTTCCATCGGCTACAACACCGGGATCAACAGCCTGCTCGACCTGCTCACCGCTCAGCAGGATCTCGACACTTCGCGCCAGGCGCTGGTCGATGCCGAGTCCCGGCTGGCCAACTCCGTCGCCAACCTCGCCAACGCCATCGGCTCACTCCCGCAGCCCGCGCAGCGGATCGAGGAGCGCTACGCCAGCGAGGAAATGTCCAAGGAGCAAAAGGAGGCGCTCGCCGTTGACGGCTTGTTCCGCGACAGCGATCCCGACCCCGAACCGCTCACTCCGCAGTGGATGGAGAAGGACGAAGACGCCAAGGACGGGTCAGGCGCGTCCCAGCCGCAGGCCGACAATGCCCAGGGTGATAAGGGAACTCAGCGGCATGATGACGGCGGCCAGCAGGGGATTCATCAGCCCAGCCAGGCAGACGACCACAGCCAGCAGATTATAGAGGACCGCGAAGCCGAAAACGTTGCGGATGGCCAGTTGCCGCCGTCGGCCGATCTCGAATAG
- a CDS encoding sulfite exporter TauE/SafE family protein has protein sequence MDIYVIDGMATAFVAGLLTSPHCLGMCGPIGCAVLPMGKAGGGLTPAIAGYHGARVLAYSLFGAVAGLIGSEALQVFSAQAARVFPWVMVALLLTLAFRLDRYIPKPKIWHRTYARLTTRLRKLPRPLVGIGLGLFTPFIPCGPLYLILTLCLFSGSALMGAQLGFGFALGTVPLLWAGQSGYFWLGRKIPANGLRWTQCGIALAAAVLISWRMLASADGVNGLICH, from the coding sequence GTGGATATCTACGTCATAGACGGAATGGCCACGGCCTTTGTCGCCGGGCTGCTGACAAGTCCGCACTGCCTGGGCATGTGCGGGCCGATTGGCTGCGCCGTCCTGCCGATGGGCAAGGCCGGAGGCGGCTTAACCCCGGCCATCGCCGGTTATCACGGTGCCCGCGTGCTGGCGTATTCACTCTTCGGCGCGGTGGCGGGGCTGATCGGCTCGGAGGCGCTGCAGGTCTTCTCCGCACAGGCGGCCAGAGTATTTCCGTGGGTCATGGTCGCCCTGCTGCTGACCCTCGCCTTCCGGCTCGACCGCTACATCCCCAAGCCGAAAATCTGGCACCGCACCTATGCCCGGTTGACTACTCGCCTGCGCAAGCTCCCGCGCCCGCTCGTTGGGATCGGGCTGGGGCTGTTCACGCCGTTCATCCCCTGCGGCCCACTTTACCTGATCTTGACCCTGTGCCTGTTCAGCGGCTCCGCCCTCATGGGCGCGCAACTGGGCTTTGGCTTCGCGCTGGGGACCGTCCCCCTGCTGTGGGCCGGGCAGAGCGGTTACTTCTGGCTCGGGAGAAAAATCCCCGCCAACGGCCTGCGCTGGACCCAGTGCGGGATCGCCCTGGCTGCCGCCGTGCTCATCAGTTGGCGGATGCTCGCCAGCGCCGACGGCGTTAACGGCCTCATCTGCCACTAG
- the ccoG gene encoding cytochrome c oxidase accessory protein CcoG: MAKASPVRESVTSINSDGSRNFLRPADVSGKFTLWRRLSGVALILFYILMPWVPINGYPAVFFDIANRRFHLFGYTLAAQDMWMAFFFITGLGFTLFLVTSLFGRLWCGWACPQTVFMEHVYRRIERLLEGDAIKQRKLDKRSWADPGKLIRRGVKYVLFAVVSLLITNIFLAYFVSVPQLWGYILDGPLEHWDSFLFIIVSTILLFLNFTWFREQLCIFICPYGRLQSALIDDDTLVIGYDDKRGEPRGPPKREGVGDCIGCNRCVQVCPTGIDIRQGLQIECIGCANCIDACNTVMDKLGREPGLIRYDSLNGFAGKRHKIIRPRLFAYLALLALGAGVMTFAASHLKPGSVSLVRMVGSPYVVDQNDVRNQFLIRLINKRNSPMSYTLTIESDAPGMSFAGFDQALELAPMEELQRPLVLMQERTAYKGETTVTLHFHGEPGNFELTKEVHFLGPDPRLIAPDPATE, encoded by the coding sequence GTGGCCAAAGCATCCCCAGTCCGAGAATCCGTCACGAGCATCAACTCCGATGGCTCGCGTAACTTCCTGCGCCCGGCGGACGTTTCGGGTAAGTTCACCCTCTGGCGGCGGCTGAGCGGGGTCGCGCTCATCCTGTTTTACATCCTGATGCCGTGGGTCCCCATCAACGGCTACCCGGCGGTCTTCTTCGACATCGCCAACCGGCGCTTCCACCTCTTCGGCTACACCCTGGCCGCTCAGGACATGTGGATGGCCTTCTTCTTTATCACCGGGCTGGGCTTCACGCTGTTTTTGGTCACATCCCTTTTTGGACGACTGTGGTGCGGCTGGGCCTGCCCGCAAACGGTCTTCATGGAGCACGTGTACCGGCGCATCGAACGGCTGCTCGAAGGCGACGCCATCAAGCAACGCAAGCTCGACAAGCGCTCCTGGGCCGACCCCGGCAAACTCATCCGGCGCGGCGTCAAATACGTACTGTTCGCCGTCGTCTCGCTGCTGATTACGAACATCTTCCTGGCCTATTTCGTCTCCGTCCCGCAACTGTGGGGCTACATCCTCGACGGGCCGCTGGAGCACTGGGACAGCTTTCTGTTCATCATTGTTTCGACCATCCTGCTCTTTTTGAACTTCACCTGGTTCCGCGAGCAGTTGTGCATTTTTATCTGCCCTTACGGGCGGCTCCAGTCCGCGCTCATCGACGACGACACCCTCGTCATCGGCTACGACGACAAGCGCGGCGAACCCCGCGGCCCGCCCAAGCGCGAAGGCGTGGGCGACTGCATCGGGTGCAACCGCTGCGTGCAGGTCTGCCCGACCGGGATCGACATCCGCCAGGGGCTCCAGATCGAGTGTATCGGCTGCGCCAACTGCATTGACGCCTGCAACACGGTGATGGACAAACTCGGACGCGAGCCCGGGCTCATCCGCTACGACTCGCTCAATGGCTTCGCTGGCAAGCGCCACAAAATCATCCGCCCCCGGCTCTTCGCCTACCTGGCGCTGCTCGCGCTCGGGGCGGGCGTGATGACCTTTGCGGCCAGCCACCTCAAGCCCGGCAGCGTGAGCCTCGTGCGCATGGTCGGCTCGCCCTACGTCGTGGACCAGAACGACGTGCGTAACCAGTTCCTCATCCGTCTGATCAACAAGCGCAACTCCCCCATGAGCTACACGCTCACCATCGAGAGCGACGCGCCCGGCATGAGCTTCGCCGGATTTGACCAGGCCCTCGAACTCGCTCCCATGGAGGAACTCCAGCGCCCGCTCGTGCTCATGCAGGAGCGCACCGCCTACAAGGGCGAAACCACCGTCACCCTGCACTTCCACGGCGAGCCCGGCAACTTTGAGCTGACCAAGGAAGTCCACTTCCTCGGCCCGGACCCGCGCCTGATCGCCCCCGACCCGGCCACCGAATAA
- a CDS encoding cbb3-type cytochrome c oxidase N-terminal domain-containing protein: MAKKTEITLREHVYDGIQEYDQKLPNWWLFTLYAAIVFSVGYWFYHFQSSISATDGERVEAQMNRIERIKLANSIDVTDNDLFWKMAANSDIVASGEATFMANCAACHKSDLSGDIGENLVDNQWKHGHLPANIYATVYDGVLEKGMPNWGNLLGQQKIAEVVAFILSKHGDREKMESEAVVKTD, from the coding sequence ATGGCAAAGAAGACTGAGATCACCCTGCGCGAACACGTCTATGACGGCATTCAGGAGTACGACCAGAAGCTGCCCAACTGGTGGCTGTTCACGCTCTACGCCGCCATCGTGTTTTCCGTCGGCTACTGGTTCTACCACTTCCAGAGCAGCATTTCCGCCACCGACGGCGAACGCGTCGAGGCCCAGATGAACCGTATCGAGCGCATCAAGCTGGCCAACTCCATCGACGTGACCGACAACGACCTGTTCTGGAAAATGGCCGCCAATTCAGACATCGTCGCCTCGGGCGAAGCCACCTTCATGGCCAACTGCGCCGCCTGCCACAAGTCCGACCTCAGCGGCGACATCGGAGAAAACCTTGTGGACAACCAGTGGAAGCACGGCCACCTTCCGGCCAACATCTACGCCACCGTTTACGACGGCGTGCTCGAAAAGGGCATGCCCAACTGGGGCAACCTCCTGGGCCAGCAGAAAATCGCCGAAGTCGTGGCCTTCATCCTCTCCAAGCACGGCGACCGCGAAAAAATGGAGAGCGAAGCCGTCGTCAAAACCGACTAA
- a CDS encoding cbb3-type cytochrome c oxidase subunit 3, translated as MFHRITYESWTTIVPIIGFILTFGVFIAIVIRAILMKKKKRDHLANLPLENENTSPDHGKED; from the coding sequence ATGTTTCACCGCATCACCTATGAGTCCTGGACCACGATCGTGCCGATCATCGGGTTCATCCTGACCTTTGGCGTCTTCATCGCCATCGTCATCCGGGCCATCCTGATGAAGAAAAAGAAGCGCGACCACCTGGCCAATCTCCCCCTGGAAAACGAAAACACTTCCCCCGATCATGGCAAAGAAGACTGA